GAACTGTCTCCTCTGTGGGAAATGTTTAAAGAAGGTATCGATTTGAACTCGATTGAATGGGCAGCGCATTAATCCGCATTTATAAAAGGCCGTCTGAAAATCAATAAAACTTTTCAGACGACCCATATATAGATCTCATTTGATCCCTTAGCCCCACTAAGGCATAACTTTCAGATTAAAGACATAAACTATGGATGAACAAGAACTCGACCTCGATAATCTTGACAACCTGCTTGAAGATTTTGACGGCGTTACCGTGGAAGGCGGCGTCGATTCGGAAAACGACGACGGCTGCGAAGGCGGCGCGTGCAAAATCTAAACTTCAGGCCGTCTGAAAATCAGCAAACAAACTACTTAAACTATCAAAAACATTAAGGAAACCACATCATGGCATACAGCGATAAAGTAATCGACCACTACGAAAATCCTCGCAACGTTGGTACTTTCGACAAAAACGACGAATCTGTCGGTACCGGCATGGTTGGCGCGCCCGCCTGCGGTGACGTAATGCGTCTGCAAATCAAAGTAAACGATGAGGGTATTATCGAAGATGCAAAATTCAAAACTTACGGTTGCGGCTCCGCCATCGCTTCTTCCAGTCTGATCACCGAGTGGGTTAAAGGCAAAAGCCTTGACGATGCACTGGCAATCAAAAACAGCGAAATTGCCGAAGAATTGGAACTGCCGCCTGTGAAAATCCATTGCTCCATCTTGGCTGAAGATGCGGTAAAAGCAGCCGTTGCCGACTATCGCAAACGTCAGGAAAACAAATAACCGGATTCAACGAACCCTTGTCGGCAGGTGCCCAAGATTCCCGGCGAGTCTTCGAGAAAAGTAAATCTAATGGTTTCCCTCCCTCTTCTTTTGTGAGGCAAAACCAACTGTACAGAAACTTAATCGTTTTGAAGTTGCTACCAAGTTTGGGATTACCTGCCAATCTATCCCCTCTCCCCGCGGGAGAGGGTTAGGGAGAGGGCAATAAGCTACAGCTTATATTTAGTCGTTATACCTGCAAAATCAAAGAAGACGATATGCCTTTTACCGATGAAGAAATCCAATCCCTACTTGC
This genomic interval from Neisseria sp. Marseille-Q5346 contains the following:
- the iscU gene encoding Fe-S cluster assembly scaffold IscU — its product is MAYSDKVIDHYENPRNVGTFDKNDESVGTGMVGAPACGDVMRLQIKVNDEGIIEDAKFKTYGCGSAIASSSLITEWVKGKSLDDALAIKNSEIAEELELPPVKIHCSILAEDAVKAAVADYRKRQENK